One stretch of Lodderomyces beijingensis strain CBS 14171 genome assembly, chromosome: 3 DNA includes these proteins:
- a CDS encoding mitochondrial 37S ribosomal protein mS41 — MFRSLIRTPVLSQALIVPARSCTLSGARCFSQSFTNHRTNTSTRTKENVHDLKTFLELIGRNCVEHLDVFEGDLNKFIETPSSKMKEAGIDTRTRRYLLRWKHKFVNDLEPLREHKRGKKKNGGERKAKTVIAKRKALQRAEEREQLAQEELIAEDRGERLF, encoded by the coding sequence ATGTTCAGGAGTCTAATACGAACCCCCGTGCTTTCCCAAGCACTTATTGTGCCCGCGCGCAGCTGTACTTTAAGTGGAGCCAGGTGTTTTTCCCAGTCATTCACAAACCACAGGACAAACACATCGACACGAACCAAGGAGAATGTCCACGACTTGAAGACGTTTCTAGAATTGATTGGGCGCAACTGCGTGGAGCACCTCGATGTGTTTGAAGgcgacttgaacaagtttaTCGAGACGCCAAGTTCAAAGATGAAAGAGGCTGGGATAGACACAAGAACGAGAAGGTACTTGTTGAGGTGGAAACACAAGTTTGTCAACGATTTGGAGCCCTTGAGGGAGCACAAACgaggcaagaagaagaacggAGGCGAGAGAAAGGCAAAGACTGTTATTGCAAAGAGGAAGGCTTTGCAGAGGGCCGAGGAAAGAGAACAGCTTGCGCaggaggagttgattgcCGAGGATAGAGGAGAACGTTTGTTCTAG
- a CDS encoding 40S ribosomal protein eS4 has product MARGPKKHLKRLAAPSHWMLDKLSGAYAPRSSAGPHKLRESLPLIVFLRNRLKYALNGREVKAIMMQQHVQVDGKVRTDATFPAGFMDVVSLEATNEQFRLIYDVKGRFTVHRISAEEAAYKLGKVKKVQLGKKGIPYIVTHDGRTIRYPDPLIKVNDSVKIDLATGKVTDFLKFDHGRLVMVTGGRNMGRIGVITHREKHEGGFDLVHIKDALENTFVTRLGNVFVIGEEAGKPWVSLPKGKGIKLSITEERDRRRAQQGL; this is encoded by the exons ATGGCAAGAGGCCC AAAGAaacatttgaaaagattaGCAGCACCATCCCACTGGATGTTGGACAAATTGTCCGGTGCCTATGCTCCAAGATCATCCGCTGGTCCACACAAGTTGAGAGAATCATTGCCCTTGATTGTCTTTTTAAGAAACAGATTGAAGTATGCCTTGAACGGTAGAGAGGTCAAGGCCATCATGATGCAGCAGCACGTTCAAGTTGACGGTAAAGTCAGAACCGATGCTACTTTCCCCGCTGGATTCATGGATGTCGTCTCTTTGGAAGCTACCAATGAGCAATTTAGATTGATCTACGATGTCAAAGGTAGATTCACCGTGCACAGAATCTCGGCCGAGGAAGCTGCTTacaagttgggcaaagtGAAGAAAGTCCAATTGGGCAAAAAGGGAATCCCATACATTGTCACCCACGACGGTAGGACCATCAGATACCCAGACCCATTGATCAAGGTCAACGACTCAGTCAAGATTGACTTGGCCACTGGAAAAGTCACCGACTTTCTCAAGTTTGACCACGGTAGATTGGTTATGGTTACCGGTGGTAGAAACATGGGCAGAATTGGTGTCATCACCCACAGAGAAAAGCACGAAGGTGgctttgatcttgtccacATCAAGGACGCGTTGGAAAACACTTTCGTCACTAGATTGGGTAACGTTTTTGTTATTGGTGAGGAAGCTGGTAAGCCATGGGTCTCTTTGCCAAAAGGTAAAGGTATCAAATTGTCAATTACCgaagaaagagacagaAGAAGAGCCCAACAAGGATTGTAA